The proteins below are encoded in one region of Myxococcales bacterium:
- a CDS encoding PQQ-like beta-propeller repeat protein, which produces MLSSRFCFCWRPISLAKAVAWLWFCASLVACGSDSIERELIVELRTDLVPGIEFVGVRTTLQTDAGILGAETEALKTDDYIAAARIAEFRQLQTGDMTITVELLDFDGNTIVSRPTKVILLGRLGLTVVITRSCLNVQCPQTNGDPNATACLAGNCVDTRCHPGNPSYCPDLQCLQNTDCADQNACSEANCLDGACLYTSLAKSCVQDIQWCIPEQGCVDFCADGLHNENESDVDCGGPLCPACGSGLSCFRSSDCLSQICSSETCVEASCSDNLRNAQELGIDCGGSGCPDCWQTEWAVQHTERDRLPATIFALTKGIAVDSSGNVYSVGTQGEFESLPASSSTRLFIEKSSSSGSQAWKKHTPFTGGNDFHTMQVSGANVSTNNNLYIAGHFPINLDFDGTVLQSVNTNTYDIFLASFLSNGTLRWAKRFGGTGNDQANGMVTDINGNTYLAGSFEGSFTFSGNPVVAKGVIDGLILKIDPNGAETSAMSIGVASSATQVTAIDIDSNNNFYITGWFSSDAFDLGNGVLANEGSSDVFVASYTSSGTLRWAKNWGSTAGDSPLSIRVADPYRVCFYATFGDEVTIGQTSFDTTSLGSGIVSCLSSTSGSPVWVYHLKSTGNTDILAQLHTDLSRYLYALVSYSGDLTFSGKTFQAGTDTDIVLLRFDIIDGTIGWAENLGSSQDDIGATLFVSDSGKAYLGGSSASSIDFGSGTIGSTGTDPFAWTTVLDIVDHP; this is translated from the coding sequence ATGCTTTCGAGCCGCTTCTGTTTCTGTTGGCGCCCCATTTCACTTGCTAAGGCAGTAGCATGGCTATGGTTTTGCGCTTCGCTCGTTGCTTGCGGTTCCGATAGCATTGAGCGTGAGCTCATCGTTGAGCTGCGCACCGATCTCGTCCCGGGCATTGAGTTTGTGGGCGTTCGCACAACACTACAAACCGATGCCGGCATTTTGGGCGCAGAAACGGAAGCGCTCAAAACAGATGACTATATTGCTGCCGCACGCATTGCCGAATTTAGACAACTGCAAACTGGCGATATGACTATTACCGTCGAGTTGCTCGATTTCGACGGAAACACTATTGTTTCCAGACCCACCAAAGTGATTCTATTGGGAAGACTTGGCCTAACTGTTGTCATCACACGCAGCTGCCTGAACGTGCAATGCCCGCAGACGAATGGCGATCCAAACGCAACCGCCTGCTTGGCCGGAAACTGCGTCGATACACGATGCCATCCCGGCAACCCAAGTTATTGCCCTGATTTACAATGTTTGCAAAACACCGATTGCGCAGATCAAAATGCTTGCTCTGAAGCCAACTGCCTCGATGGAGCGTGTCTTTACACATCCCTTGCAAAAAGCTGCGTACAAGACATTCAGTGGTGTATTCCTGAACAAGGTTGTGTGGATTTCTGCGCTGATGGTCTTCACAATGAAAATGAAAGCGATGTCGATTGCGGTGGCCCACTATGCCCTGCATGCGGTTCTGGCTTATCGTGTTTTCGCTCAAGCGACTGTCTATCGCAGATCTGCTCTTCTGAAACCTGTGTCGAGGCAAGTTGCTCGGACAATCTAAGGAACGCCCAAGAGCTTGGCATCGACTGCGGTGGCAGTGGATGTCCAGATTGCTGGCAAACAGAGTGGGCCGTTCAGCATACCGAACGAGACCGTCTACCAGCTACTATCTTCGCACTAACAAAGGGTATCGCCGTTGATTCGAGCGGCAACGTGTATTCCGTTGGAACGCAAGGCGAATTCGAGAGCCTGCCAGCAAGTTCAAGCACACGTCTGTTTATCGAGAAATCATCAAGCTCTGGCAGTCAGGCATGGAAAAAACACACACCGTTTACGGGCGGCAATGATTTTCACACGATGCAAGTCAGTGGAGCTAATGTTTCTACGAACAACAACCTTTATATCGCAGGGCATTTCCCCATCAATCTCGATTTCGACGGCACAGTCCTGCAAAGTGTAAATACTAACACTTACGATATTTTTCTAGCGAGTTTTTTGAGCAACGGAACCCTGCGTTGGGCAAAACGCTTTGGTGGTACAGGCAACGATCAAGCAAATGGGATGGTTACCGACATCAACGGAAACACCTATCTCGCTGGTTCTTTCGAAGGAAGCTTCACTTTCAGTGGAAATCCGGTAGTCGCAAAAGGCGTAATCGACGGTCTAATCCTGAAAATCGATCCAAATGGCGCGGAGACCTCCGCCATGTCAATAGGCGTAGCTTCATCGGCTACCCAAGTGACTGCCATTGATATCGACAGCAACAACAATTTTTATATTACCGGATGGTTTTCAAGCGATGCTTTCGATTTGGGAAATGGTGTTCTAGCAAACGAAGGCAGCTCCGATGTCTTCGTGGCAAGTTATACTTCAAGCGGAACGTTGCGCTGGGCAAAAAACTGGGGAAGTACAGCTGGAGATTCGCCCCTATCAATTCGCGTAGCCGACCCATACCGCGTTTGCTTCTATGCCACGTTTGGAGACGAGGTAACGATTGGACAGACTTCCTTTGATACCACTAGCCTAGGCAGCGGCATCGTAAGCTGTCTTTCAAGCACCTCAGGGTCGCCCGTATGGGTTTATCACCTAAAGAGCACAGGAAATACAGACATTCTTGCTCAACTGCATACTGATTTATCCCGCTATCTCTATGCGCTGGTAAGCTACTCAGGAGATCTGACTTTTAGTGGAAAAACCTTTCAAGCTGGAACAGACACCGACATCGTACTGCTACGCTTTGATATCATAGACGGAACAATCGGATGGGCAGAAAACCTCGGCAGCTCTCAGGATGATATCGGAGCAACTCTCTTTGTTAGCGATAGTGGCAAAGCTTATCTCGGCGGGAGTAGCGCGAGTAGCATTGATTTCGGCAGTGGAACTATTGGTAGTACTGGCACCGATCCCTTCGCCTGGACCACGGTACTTGATATCGTCGATCACCCTTAG
- a CDS encoding tetratricopeptide repeat protein: MAQYRTPAVREQEDFLFHLYRAIDLLKQNQTIEAKEEIELALVHAPTDARSQDLLARTYYRMGMYPLAVEIFENLLKRYPKELNLRLNLSLSFLRSKQPALALPHLHHFLTHHPKHERALCLLGLAYWNLGRPEEATHLFEQAGRKEWMAQLSPHPPQSLPHATLAGGSETVLARLDIRSEPPTIREKSYPPSLSDDRDMPSRSGIRSIVAQATPQHSLEQWKVDPDQIQDITIDDDGQL; this comes from the coding sequence ATGGCCCAATATCGCACACCCGCAGTTAGGGAGCAGGAAGACTTTCTCTTCCATCTTTACCGGGCAATAGACCTTCTCAAACAAAACCAAACCATCGAAGCAAAGGAAGAAATCGAACTGGCTTTGGTGCATGCTCCAACCGATGCCAGGAGCCAAGACCTTCTAGCTCGCACCTATTACCGCATGGGAATGTATCCTTTGGCGGTCGAAATCTTTGAAAACCTCCTCAAACGTTATCCCAAGGAGCTCAACTTACGTTTGAATCTATCGCTTTCTTTTTTACGCAGTAAGCAGCCCGCTCTGGCCCTGCCTCATTTGCACCATTTCCTAACGCATCATCCCAAGCACGAACGTGCGCTTTGTTTGCTAGGTCTTGCGTATTGGAATCTGGGTCGACCGGAAGAAGCAACCCACCTATTTGAACAAGCAGGTCGCAAAGAATGGATGGCTCAACTTAGCCCTCATCCACCACAAAGCCTGCCCCATGCAACCTTAGCGGGTGGTAGCGAGACGGTGCTCGCACGCCTTGATATACGCAGTGAACCACCAACAATTCGTGAAAAGAGTTATCCTCCCAGCCTTAGCGATGATCGCGATATGCCTTCTCGCTCCGGTATTCGAAGCATCGTAGCTCAAGCGACTCCTCAGCATTCACTGGAACAATGGAAAGTTGATCCAGATCAGATTCAAGACATCACGATT
- a CDS encoding ABC transporter permease yields the protein MLRFILKRVFWALFVVFVVISGVFFAVRGIGDPARARFGPQAQQSVLDAYRKQHGLDRPIVEQYLSYIGGVVQGDFGRARQNDQPVVDVIGARLPRTLLLGAMAMFFELLIGLSVGIIAASFRNSYLDTSLMALSFVGISAPTFLTGLLFLNWWAFRLGWFPVGGYGLGLWSSIYHTILPAFTLAIFGAATYALLIRSELIEKLFSDYVRTARAKGLSPVRVILAHGVRNALLPVVTLMGLQLRTLVSGAIITEAIFAYPGIGRLAWESLNTWDDMMILSVTTISCAAVLIGNTLADIAVAGLDPRVRLGHS from the coding sequence ATGCTTCGCTTCATTCTCAAACGCGTTTTTTGGGCTTTATTCGTCGTCTTTGTTGTGATCAGCGGCGTGTTTTTCGCTGTGCGTGGCATCGGAGATCCAGCACGTGCTCGCTTCGGACCGCAAGCGCAACAAAGTGTTTTAGATGCCTACCGTAAACAACATGGTTTGGATCGCCCGATTGTTGAGCAGTATCTTAGCTATATCGGTGGCGTCGTGCAGGGCGATTTTGGCCGTGCCCGTCAAAACGATCAACCCGTGGTTGATGTGATTGGAGCCCGATTGCCGCGAACCTTGCTTTTGGGTGCGATGGCCATGTTTTTCGAACTTCTTATCGGTCTTAGTGTCGGCATCATCGCCGCCAGCTTTCGAAACAGTTATCTGGACACAAGTCTTATGGCGCTTAGCTTTGTTGGCATAAGCGCGCCTACTTTTTTAACGGGTTTATTGTTCTTAAACTGGTGGGCTTTTCGATTGGGCTGGTTTCCGGTGGGTGGATACGGCTTAGGTCTTTGGAGCAGCATCTATCACACGATTTTGCCAGCATTTACCTTGGCTATTTTTGGCGCCGCAACCTATGCGCTCCTTATACGCAGCGAGCTCATCGAGAAACTGTTTAGTGACTATGTTCGCACCGCTCGCGCCAAAGGCCTTTCCCCGGTGCGTGTCATTTTAGCACACGGCGTGCGCAATGCACTGCTACCTGTCGTGACGCTCATGGGTCTTCAGCTTCGTACGCTGGTCTCAGGCGCCATCATCACAGAAGCCATCTTTGCTTATCCTGGAATTGGTCGACTGGCCTGGGAATCACTCAACACTTGGGATGACATGATGATTCTCAGCGTAACGACCATTTCATGTGCCGCAGTTCTAATTGGTAATACGCTTGCTGACATTGCGGTTGCCGGCCTGGATCCGCGTGTAAGGCTGGGGCATTCCTAA
- a CDS encoding aldehyde dehydrogenase family protein, whose amino-acid sequence MEATLSSSRSAKSASSSSLTIIEPATGKKLGEVPLMGTAEVQVAVSRARAAQARWASLSPRERALSMQRFRDEVVKRADELVDTLVKECGKPKMEALVQEVMVTADLMTFYIKRGPAWLAPRRLKLHLMKHRRSELHYFPRGVVGIISLGTFLS is encoded by the coding sequence ATGGAAGCCACGCTGTCTTCATCGAGGTCGGCTAAGAGTGCGTCCTCTTCTAGCCTGACGATTATAGAACCTGCTACCGGAAAGAAACTTGGTGAAGTCCCCTTGATGGGAACCGCCGAGGTGCAAGTCGCGGTGAGTCGCGCCCGGGCGGCGCAAGCACGGTGGGCATCTCTTTCACCTCGTGAGCGTGCGCTTAGCATGCAGAGGTTTCGTGATGAAGTCGTTAAACGCGCCGATGAACTGGTTGATACACTGGTCAAAGAGTGCGGTAAGCCGAAAATGGAAGCCTTGGTGCAAGAAGTGATGGTCACCGCTGATTTGATGACCTTCTACATAAAACGCGGCCCAGCATGGCTTGCGCCCCGGAGACTTAAGTTACATCTCATGAAGCATCGTCGCAGCGAGCTTCACTACTTTCCGCGAGGGGTGGTTGGGATCATTTCCCTTGGAACTTTCCTCTCGTGA
- a CDS encoding DNA-binding protein, whose product MPSSHGSLALAVEPNSSPEEPERRGRRKRRARTRARTISIRRLSKTELNQGRLLYPEADYWRPVSREQCADMERPCPFVSCKYHLYLDIHPVRGSIKVNFPDLEVWEMSETCALDIADRGGITLEEVGEIMNLTRERVRQVETQGLSRLQGDTHVDRLKDYVS is encoded by the coding sequence ATGCCAAGTAGCCATGGATCTCTTGCGTTAGCTGTTGAGCCTAACTCTAGTCCAGAAGAGCCAGAACGCCGCGGTCGTCGTAAACGTCGAGCAAGAACACGTGCGCGCACCATTTCCATTCGTCGCCTTAGTAAGACGGAGTTGAATCAAGGTCGTCTGCTCTATCCTGAAGCGGACTATTGGCGGCCCGTATCAAGAGAGCAATGTGCTGATATGGAGAGGCCATGTCCCTTTGTTTCGTGCAAATACCACCTTTATCTCGACATCCATCCGGTACGCGGTTCGATTAAAGTTAACTTTCCGGACCTTGAAGTGTGGGAGATGTCCGAGACCTGTGCTTTGGACATCGCTGACCGAGGCGGTATCACGCTTGAAGAGGTGGGAGAAATTATGAACCTAACACGTGAGCGTGTGCGTCAAGTTGAAACCCAAGGTCTATCCAGGCTTCAAGGGGACACCCATGTGGATCGACTCAAAGACTACGTGAGTTAA
- a CDS encoding ABC transporter permease encodes MDKRAWRRFRKNKGALVGAILVGIITGLAFIGPYIAPFDPNQQFRDEGLDEQGAPVAPNRMFLLGADPIGRDQLSRLLHGGRISLQVAFFATLLATAIGLFIGITAGYFGGMIDSLSMRGVDLLLSLPFLIIAIAIKRVIARPDLWTLYLLLGFLSWTTLARIVRAKTIQIREQEFILATHALGMSHARILVRHVLPNVLGPTIVIATTMVAQMIIVESAMSFLGLGVEPPQASWGSMLHDAQEMLAHFPRLAVQPGLLILATVFGFNLLGEGLRDALDPNS; translated from the coding sequence ATGGATAAACGAGCGTGGCGACGTTTTCGAAAAAACAAAGGAGCCCTTGTTGGCGCCATCTTGGTGGGCATCATCACCGGCTTGGCGTTTATCGGCCCCTATATCGCCCCCTTTGATCCCAACCAACAGTTCAGGGATGAAGGACTCGATGAGCAAGGAGCACCTGTCGCTCCCAATCGAATGTTCTTATTGGGAGCCGACCCCATCGGTCGAGATCAACTCTCAAGACTCTTGCATGGTGGTCGCATCTCGCTACAAGTGGCCTTTTTTGCAACGCTACTTGCAACAGCGATTGGCCTCTTCATAGGGATTACAGCAGGCTATTTTGGAGGGATGATTGACAGTCTAAGTATGCGCGGCGTCGACTTACTCCTATCGCTGCCCTTCCTTATTATCGCCATTGCCATAAAGCGAGTGATTGCTCGGCCGGACTTATGGACATTGTACTTGCTGTTGGGTTTTCTTTCATGGACCACCCTTGCTCGCATAGTGAGAGCCAAAACCATTCAGATTCGAGAACAAGAATTCATCTTGGCCACGCACGCTCTCGGCATGTCGCACGCTCGTATTTTAGTGCGCCATGTTCTGCCAAACGTTTTGGGCCCTACCATTGTGATTGCAACCACGATGGTGGCCCAGATGATCATCGTCGAGTCCGCGATGTCGTTTCTTGGGCTAGGTGTTGAACCACCACAAGCAAGCTGGGGTTCAATGCTGCACGATGCCCAGGAAATGCTGGCTCACTTTCCGCGCCTCGCCGTTCAACCTGGTCTGCTTATTTTAGCAACGGTCTTTGGTTTTAATCTTCTGGGAGAGGGGCTCCGCGATGCATTGGACCCAAACAGCTAA
- a CDS encoding aldehyde dehydrogenase family protein: MIPAGDVVAGLLAGNAVVLKPSEVTPFIALKLKELFDASGMDPELFQLITGDGRTGAALVDAGIDKLVFTGAVRTGRKVAAACAERLMPCTVELGGKAAAIVCQDADLERTAQALVYGGFVNSGQVCISVERVYAHEKIHDALLDRVVALVSKLRQGDPASLDIDVGAIIFPPQVDVAQRLLADAKEKGASVLTGGKLREGEGLFFEPTVLSACSQDMAVMREEIFGPILPFMKVKDENEALDLANDSELGLAGYVFSQDPIKARDLAKRLRAGMVMVNDVLSGYGIAEAPFGGLKNSGIGRVHGEEGLLAMCEQRHLCFDRLTMKRDPFWFPYSEKTYRWLRKALNWLF, translated from the coding sequence GTGATTCCGGCAGGGGATGTGGTGGCAGGGCTGCTGGCGGGTAACGCAGTCGTTCTAAAGCCAAGTGAAGTAACGCCCTTTATCGCACTAAAGTTAAAAGAGCTCTTTGATGCTTCGGGAATGGATCCTGAGCTCTTTCAGTTGATCACCGGGGATGGGCGTACAGGTGCGGCGCTGGTTGATGCTGGAATTGATAAGCTGGTATTTACTGGCGCAGTTCGCACAGGACGCAAGGTTGCAGCAGCTTGTGCTGAGCGTTTGATGCCTTGCACTGTTGAGTTGGGCGGAAAAGCCGCGGCGATTGTCTGCCAGGATGCAGATTTGGAACGTACTGCCCAAGCCTTGGTGTACGGTGGTTTTGTTAACAGTGGTCAAGTGTGCATCAGTGTTGAGAGGGTGTATGCGCATGAAAAGATTCACGACGCTTTGCTTGACCGTGTCGTTGCGCTTGTGAGTAAACTTCGGCAAGGGGATCCAGCAAGTTTAGATATCGATGTTGGGGCCATTATTTTTCCGCCTCAAGTTGATGTTGCCCAACGGCTCCTTGCCGATGCCAAGGAAAAGGGTGCATCCGTTCTGACGGGCGGAAAGCTTCGCGAGGGCGAAGGATTGTTTTTTGAGCCGACGGTTTTAAGTGCTTGCTCGCAGGACATGGCGGTGATGCGCGAGGAGATTTTTGGCCCGATTCTTCCTTTTATGAAAGTCAAAGATGAAAACGAGGCACTGGACCTTGCAAATGATTCCGAGCTTGGCTTGGCAGGCTACGTCTTTAGTCAAGATCCGATCAAAGCGCGTGATTTGGCCAAGCGGCTGCGTGCCGGCATGGTCATGGTCAATGACGTGCTAAGCGGCTATGGTATTGCCGAAGCGCCTTTTGGCGGATTGAAAAACAGTGGCATCGGACGGGTGCATGGCGAAGAAGGTCTGCTTGCGATGTGCGAGCAGCGGCATTTGTGTTTTGATCGCTTGACGATGAAACGTGACCCTTTCTGGTTTCCATATTCAGAAAAAACCTACCGGTGGCTGCGTAAAGCTTTGAATTGGCTATTCTGA
- a CDS encoding ABC transporter substrate-binding protein, with product MHWTQTAKWASTLALVLLLGCPKPPDGPRFMGAGHNEAQHGGTFVFHHESTVKSLDPHMAFDELSNMAIKLMFDGLLDYDNETNMVPMLAKSLPSISDDGKTFIFELRKGIRFHNGRALTAHDVRWSMEHMLDPDVGSPGFTFYTQLQGVDAYREKKTKHISGITVKDNYTIEFQLTEPDQTFLNAMAMTFAYPVPKEVYEKYPMAVSQHIFGTGAFKLQEWESGVKLVFGRNKDYWDKPRPYPDTMVYLENLTRDAAMMRFRNGELDHAHRFAPADYLFLKNSSKWAPYRAEYADINLWGVVMNCGMPPFNNVHLRRAVSFALDREGWKKARNNRLRVTDQPIPPPLLGYDPELKGRQTYDIAKAKEEMRLAGYPEGLPEEVDMWIGHGNTGRFYGELTQQDLAKIGIKIRLKPVAFALYLEETGKPNRVPMMMSGWSQDFPDPADFLDILFHSRAIHEHDSENRSFYRNPKLDALLDKGRIEQDKEKRRVLYLRASEILAQDAPWAFMWNDLKTEAWQPYVKGYTPHPVWSEMYRDVWLDLPRRRIAQAARRFKESFFALLGPLHKGNN from the coding sequence ATGCATTGGACCCAAACAGCTAAGTGGGCTTCAACGCTAGCCCTTGTTTTGCTTTTAGGCTGCCCAAAGCCTCCGGACGGTCCGCGATTTATGGGTGCCGGACACAACGAAGCACAGCACGGCGGAACTTTTGTTTTTCATCACGAATCGACCGTAAAGAGCCTCGATCCGCACATGGCCTTTGATGAGTTATCAAACATGGCGATTAAGCTGATGTTTGATGGACTGCTCGACTATGACAATGAGACCAACATGGTTCCCATGTTGGCAAAAAGCCTACCAAGCATATCCGATGACGGAAAAACGTTTATCTTTGAACTGCGCAAAGGAATTCGCTTTCATAACGGCAGAGCATTGACCGCACACGATGTACGCTGGTCGATGGAGCATATGCTAGACCCCGATGTAGGCTCTCCGGGCTTCACTTTCTACACACAGCTGCAAGGAGTTGATGCCTACCGAGAAAAGAAAACCAAGCACATTTCAGGCATTACAGTAAAAGATAACTACACCATCGAGTTTCAGTTAACCGAGCCTGACCAAACCTTCCTGAATGCCATGGCCATGACCTTTGCTTATCCTGTGCCAAAAGAGGTCTATGAAAAATATCCAATGGCGGTCTCGCAACATATCTTCGGAACGGGTGCATTCAAACTGCAAGAGTGGGAATCGGGAGTCAAACTTGTTTTTGGGCGCAACAAAGACTACTGGGATAAACCTCGTCCTTATCCCGACACCATGGTCTACCTTGAAAACTTAACACGAGATGCCGCCATGATGCGTTTTCGCAACGGCGAGTTGGATCATGCTCATCGCTTTGCTCCAGCGGATTACCTCTTTTTAAAAAACTCATCCAAATGGGCTCCTTATCGCGCCGAGTATGCGGATATTAACCTTTGGGGCGTGGTGATGAACTGCGGCATGCCGCCTTTTAACAATGTGCACCTGCGCCGAGCAGTATCGTTCGCTCTTGACCGCGAAGGGTGGAAAAAAGCGCGCAATAATCGCTTACGGGTCACCGATCAACCTATCCCGCCACCTCTGCTTGGTTACGATCCGGAACTTAAGGGCCGACAAACGTACGATATCGCCAAGGCCAAGGAAGAAATGCGACTAGCCGGCTATCCGGAAGGCCTACCCGAAGAAGTTGATATGTGGATTGGACATGGCAACACGGGTCGCTTTTACGGTGAGCTTACCCAACAAGACCTAGCAAAAATCGGTATTAAAATACGGCTAAAACCTGTTGCCTTTGCACTCTACCTGGAAGAAACCGGCAAGCCCAACCGAGTACCGATGATGATGTCGGGTTGGTCGCAAGACTTTCCTGATCCTGCTGACTTTCTCGATATTCTTTTTCACAGTCGCGCGATTCATGAGCATGATTCAGAGAACCGTTCTTTTTATCGAAATCCCAAACTTGATGCGCTTTTGGACAAAGGGCGTATCGAGCAGGACAAGGAAAAACGTCGCGTCCTTTACCTTCGGGCATCGGAAATACTTGCTCAGGATGCCCCATGGGCGTTTATGTGGAACGATTTAAAAACCGAAGCATGGCAGCCCTATGTCAAAGGCTATACCCCACATCCAGTTTGGTCTGAAATGTATCGCGACGTGTGGCTTGACTTGCCCCGCAGACGCATCGCGCAAGCAGCACGCCGTTTCAAGGAAAGCTTCTTTGCTCTGCTTGGCCCTCTTCATAAAGGTAACAATTGA
- a CDS encoding DNA-binding protein, which translates to MLATEARQVRRIVGRMERGEDVIEAFLSLAKERQIRCGWIRALGAFEFVELAEYDQQEQRYRAARAFETQSEILELNGNISLKDGECFVHLHATISRDTDNGIEVLGGHLLRGTAFACEFLVESFDDVTLQRRYDPATGLELWSPDLDSVSVSGKPAPAPAPARSSSGFPRRMPSSSGTLKAVSERQGERPSFVDMPRITQPTPPPERAPRVSDAGPWESQFPVQGDWVEHPQYGLCQIQAIIDNNELVVRLTSGAPKTIRLDFLELSAPIMQGKQRIYRIQPKHTRS; encoded by the coding sequence ATGCTAGCGACCGAAGCAAGACAGGTGCGGCGCATTGTTGGCCGTATGGAGCGGGGCGAAGATGTTATAGAGGCATTTTTAAGCCTGGCGAAAGAACGACAAATTCGGTGCGGATGGATACGTGCTCTTGGGGCTTTCGAGTTTGTTGAACTGGCTGAATACGATCAGCAAGAGCAACGCTACCGTGCAGCGCGGGCCTTTGAGACTCAATCGGAAATTCTAGAGTTAAATGGCAACATCTCGCTCAAAGACGGCGAATGTTTTGTGCATTTGCATGCTACAATTTCGCGCGACACGGACAATGGTATCGAAGTTCTGGGCGGGCACTTGTTACGCGGTACGGCCTTTGCTTGCGAGTTTCTTGTGGAAAGTTTCGACGATGTGACCTTGCAACGGCGATACGATCCCGCAACTGGACTAGAGCTCTGGTCGCCTGACTTGGACTCCGTTTCAGTTTCTGGCAAACCAGCACCTGCCCCAGCGCCGGCGCGTAGCTCATCAGGCTTTCCGCGGCGTATGCCAAGCTCGTCTGGAACATTGAAAGCGGTGAGCGAGCGCCAAGGCGAGCGGCCCTCGTTCGTCGATATGCCGCGCATTACACAACCCACTCCGCCACCTGAACGCGCGCCTCGAGTGAGCGATGCTGGCCCATGGGAATCGCAATTTCCAGTGCAGGGCGATTGGGTGGAACATCCTCAGTATGGACTGTGCCAAATTCAAGCAATTATTGATAACAACGAACTCGTCGTTCGCCTAACAAGTGGTGCGCCTAAGACCATCCGCTTGGACTTTCTTGAACTGAGTGCGCCGATCATGCAGGGCAAACAACGCATCTATCGCATCCAACCGAAGCACACTCGATCATAG
- the pgsA gene encoding CDP-diacylglycerol--glycerol-3-phosphate 3-phosphatidyltransferase, translated as MNYPGGPVSARGLRNSVLNLPNLLTILRIVVIPFVLWLLYSGTPKMCFWAAFVYTLAVITDALDGWLARKYGIISILGKFLDPLAGKLIVMAMLVVLVDMQRAPAWLVVVIVARELAINALRSIAAGEGIVMAAGRGGKDKTALQMVGLLLLILHYPYDLYFGFTTVSVDLHQVGLVIMYVSVVFAVMSAAEYMTAFSRAVRTQSET; from the coding sequence ATCAACTACCCAGGTGGTCCGGTGTCTGCACGTGGTCTGCGAAACAGCGTTCTGAATTTACCAAATCTTTTGACGATCTTACGCATCGTGGTGATTCCTTTTGTGCTGTGGCTGCTTTATAGCGGTACGCCTAAAATGTGCTTTTGGGCGGCCTTCGTTTATACCCTTGCCGTTATCACCGATGCGCTGGATGGCTGGTTAGCGCGTAAGTACGGCATAATTAGCATTCTCGGAAAGTTTCTGGATCCACTTGCCGGCAAGCTTATTGTGATGGCTATGTTGGTGGTGCTTGTGGATATGCAACGTGCCCCGGCTTGGCTTGTGGTGGTTATTGTGGCACGGGAACTAGCGATCAACGCCTTACGAAGCATCGCAGCAGGCGAGGGCATTGTCATGGCGGCTGGACGCGGGGGCAAAGACAAAACTGCTCTTCAAATGGTTGGTCTGCTCTTGCTTATCCTTCACTATCCCTATGATTTGTATTTTGGATTTACAACCGTAAGTGTTGATTTGCATCAAGTGGGTCTTGTCATTATGTACGTGAGCGTTGTGTTTGCTGTGATGAGCGCAGCAGAATACATGACAGCGTTCAGTCGAGCGGTGCGCACCCAAAGCGAGACCTAA